The genomic segment TCAGGGCGTCGTCGATCGTCTTGGCCTTGTAGATCCGCATCAGATCGCGCCGGCGGATGATCTCCTCCCCGACCGACCGGCTCTTGAGGATCGCCGCGTAGATATCGGAGGGAGTGGCCCAGATGGGCAGATTCGCCCTCCCCTGGCCGAAGGTCGAGGCGGCGACGATCGAGGAGAGGGTCCCGGTGGAGAAGGCCTCCTCCTGCGGCGGGAAGACCGAGGCGGTCGACCGGTACGATTTGGGGAGCAGCAGGCTTATGACAACGGCCGATGCCGCGACCAAGAGCGTGTTGGCGAGGATCAGACGTCGCCAGCGCGCGAGGATCACGATTCGTCTCAGCAAGAGACTCCGGGGCTCCATGACCATGCTGGTCGAGCATAGCAGAGGCGGCGGGCAGGCGGTATACTGGCGCGGAGCGAGTCGGCCGCCCCCAAGGACGGGCGGCCGGGGGGGGAGGCAAGCCATGGAAGAGCGCCGCGAGAGGATCGTCCTGCAGCTACCGGGGGGCGCCGTCGGGATCCGGCGCGCGAGGTGCCCGAACGGCTGCGATCTGATGGACGCGACGGCCATGATCCACGATCTCCCCTCGATTCGCGTCCGCTACGACGTCGCCGGAAAGGGCGGGATCATCCATCTCGATCCTCTCTACGGCCGCTTCGACAACCTGGGCGAGGGGGAGATCCCCGCCGGCGCGATGGTCGAGTTCTCGTGCCCGAGCTGCTCGGTTTCGCTCCGCGCCCCCGAAGGGACCTGCGAGACCTGCGCGGGGAATCTCTTCGCGATCCACCTCCCCGGCGGAATCGTGGAAGGGTGTCTGCGCCGCGGATGCCACTATCATCGGATGACGATCGTCGACGACGGATCGCTGATGGACCGCCTCTTCTCGGAGCACGGGCGGGATTCGTATCTGTAGGCCTGGCGCATCGAATGCGGGCTCTGCTCGCCCTCGGCGCGAGATGAAGCGGGCGGCTGCGGGAATTCGCCGGGGCTCGTGCGCTGCTCCAGACCCTGGCCGGGCCAAGCAGTTCGCTGACGGGCGATCTCGACCTTCATGGATGACGCGGATCGGCTTTCAGGCGAGCCGCGAGGCGCTCATGATCTTGGTTTCCCCTGCGGAGCGCCTCTATACTCGGAGTTGCGCGACCGTGAGAACCACGGAAACGCGCCTGGGTTTTGAAGTTCACCATCCGTGTCTCAGGTCAGGGAGAATGCACATGCTCGATGCCCAGGCCATCAGGCCTGCACAGCCGACGGCGCCTGCGGGCGTCGTGAAGATCACGCCGGAAGAGATCGAGGCCTCGCTCCACCGTTTCGGCTACTCCCCCGAACTGCGGCAGATCATCGCCAGCGAACGCCTCCTCCCGCCGGAGCTGCTGACTCGGCTTCACGCGACATGCCCGCAGCACTCCGGGCTGCTCGAGCGCGGCGAGATCGAGCTCGAGCTGGTGCCGCAAGGCACCCTCACGGCGTTCGCGGGCGTGCCGCCCCGCGTCATGGGCATCGGTCCGGTGCCGGCCACCCGCAGGCTCCTCGGCCGGCTCGGGCTCACGCTGGCGGACATGGATGTCAACGAGATCAACGAGGCGTTCGCGGTGCAGGCGCTCACCTGCATGCGCGAGCTCGGCATCGCTGACGACGATTCGCGCGTGAACCCGCAGGGAGGGGCGATCGCACTTGGTCATCCCCTGGGCATGAGCGGGGCGCGTCTCGTCCTGACCGCCGCGCACCAGCTCCGCCGCACAGGCAAGCGCCGGGCCCTCTGCACGATGTGCGTGGGCGTGGGCCAGGGGATCGCGATCGGGCTCGAGCGCTGCTGATCGCGGCGGGCCATCGACTTGCATCATCGATGGCCTTTCAGATCCTCAAGAGCACGAATCGAACGGGCGAAGTTGGGCCCGGAATGACTACGGAGTCGGCGTCGAGATCTCACCTCGTCGCCGCCATCCCGGAATCCCGGCCCGGCGCCGGCCTCGCAGGATCCAGGACCTATCTCGCCTTCGTCGCAGCTCCCTCGAAGACTCGAATCCGATTCAACGCGCGGCGCAAAGCGGCCTCGGCCCGCGCCTGATCGATCTTGCCGCTCGTGTCCCGGAGCCGCTCCCGAGCGCGATCGCGAGCCCCCTTCGCGCGCGCCAGATCGATCTCCTCCGGCAGCTCCAGCGCATCGGCGAGGACGACCGCACGGTTGTCGGAAACCTCAAGAAACCCTCCCGAGACGCAGAAAACGAGATCGTCCTCGTCAGGGACCTTCACGGTGAGCCTTCCCGGCGCCAGGGCCGTGATCAGCGGGGCGTGATGGGCGAGAACGCCGAGGTATCCCTCGCTCCCCGGGGCGACGATCGAGATCACCTCAGCGTCGAAAACGCTGCGCACCGGCGTCAGAACGCTCAGACGAAACAGCTCAGGCATCTCCCCTCCGCCCTATCTCAGCCCTGCGAGCGGAGTCTCTCCGCCTTCTCGACCGCCTCCTCGATCCTTCCGACCATGTAGAAGGCCTGCTCGGGGAGATCGTCGTGCTTCCCCTCGATGATCTGGCGGAATCCCTCGATGGTGTCCTGGACTTTCACATACCGGCCATGCTCTCCGGTGAAGGCTTCGGCGACGAACATCGGCTGGCTCAGGAAGCGCTGGACCTTGCGAGCCCTTCCGACGATGACCTTGTCCTCCTCGGAGAGCTCGTCCATCCCGAGGATCGCGATGATGTCCTGCAGGTCCTTGTACCTCTGCAGGATCCTCTGCACGGAGCGGGCGACGTCATAGTGGTCCTGCCCGACGACCATCGGATCGAGCATGCGCGAGGTCGAGTCCAGCGGATCCACGGCCGGGTAGATTCCGAGCTCCGAGATCTGCCGGGAGAGGACGGTCGTCGCATCGAGGTGCGCGAAGGCGGTCGCGGGGGCAGGATCGGTAAGGTCGTCCGCGGGGACGTAGATCGCCTGCACGGACGTGATCGAGCCCCTCTTCGTCGAGCAGATCCGCTCCTGAAGCTCTCCCATCTCGGTCGAGAGGGTCGGCTGGTAGCCCACGGCGCTCGGCATCCGGCCCAGAAGCGCCGACACTTCCGAGCCGGCCTGCGTGAAGCGGAAGATGTTGTCGATGAAGAGAAGGACGTCCTGGCCCTCCTCGTCGCGGAAGTACTCGGCGACCGTCACGCCCGAGAGTCCGACGCGCAGGCGAGCTCCGGGCGGCTCATTCATCTGCCCGTAGATCAGGGCCGTCTTGCTGATGACACCCGACTCGTTCATCTCGAGCCAGAGGTCATTCCCCTCGCGCGTCCGCTCCCCCACCCCTGAGAAGACGGAATAGCCTCCGTGCTCGGTGGCGATGTTCCGGATGAGCTCCATGATGATGACCGTCTTGCCCACGCCGGCGCCGCCGAAGAGCCCGACCTTCCCCCCCTTCGGATAGGGCTCGAGGAGATCGACCACCTTGATCCCCGTCTCGAGGATCTCCGCCTTCGTCGATTGCTCCGTCAGACTCGGGGCATGGCGGTGGATCGGCAGGCGCTTCTTGGGTTCGGGCAACGGACCCCGCTCGTCGATCGGGTCTCCCAGAAGGTTGATGACCCTTCCGAGGACTTGCTCCCCGACCGGAAC from the Candidatus Eisenbacteria bacterium genome contains:
- the atpD gene encoding F0F1 ATP synthase subunit beta — its product is MANEPNYGKILQVIGPTVDLEFPSDRLPRIMNAIRIDDPERGIVLTVEAALHIGDNVVRCVAMGSTDGLVRGMKALDLGEPISVPVGEQVLGRVINLLGDPIDERGPLPEPKKRLPIHRHAPSLTEQSTKAEILETGIKVVDLLEPYPKGGKVGLFGGAGVGKTVIIMELIRNIATEHGGYSVFSGVGERTREGNDLWLEMNESGVISKTALIYGQMNEPPGARLRVGLSGVTVAEYFRDEEGQDVLLFIDNIFRFTQAGSEVSALLGRMPSAVGYQPTLSTEMGELQERICSTKRGSITSVQAIYVPADDLTDPAPATAFAHLDATTVLSRQISELGIYPAVDPLDSTSRMLDPMVVGQDHYDVARSVQRILQRYKDLQDIIAILGMDELSEEDKVIVGRARKVQRFLSQPMFVAEAFTGEHGRYVKVQDTIEGFRQIIEGKHDDLPEQAFYMVGRIEEAVEKAERLRSQG
- a CDS encoding F0F1 ATP synthase subunit epsilon; its protein translation is MPELFRLSVLTPVRSVFDAEVISIVAPGSEGYLGVLAHHAPLITALAPGRLTVKVPDEDDLVFCVSGGFLEVSDNRAVVLADALELPEEIDLARAKGARDRARERLRDTSGKIDQARAEAALRRALNRIRVFEGAATKAR